In a genomic window of Alcanivorax sp.:
- a CDS encoding BCCT family transporter, with protein sequence MTEKRTLPTSTILLPVFIPAVVVSLLLIIGTISDPERAGEAFNTAQAWITSNFGWFYMLAVALFLIFIVGVAMTRWGNIKLGPDHCEAEYSFPEWFAMLFSAGYGIALLFFGVAEPVLHYAEPPAGAPETVDAAKQAMQIAFFHWGFHIWAIYGLVGLVMAYFAFRHGLPLSMRSAFYPLIGERIYGPIGHAIDVFAILGTMFGIATTLGLSAAQINAGLNYLWGVPVATWVQITAIAIVTALATVSVVAGMDKGVKRLSILNMVLAVALMAFVFVVGPTIHILESFLQNTGSYLSGIVERTFNLQAYTHSDWIGNWTLFIFGWTIAWAPFVGLFIAKISRGRTIREFVVGVMLVPSLFTFLWFSVFGDTALNMIMNEGVTTLVGDVQTDKAVALFKLFDELPLSSFVSFLAVLLIITFFVTSSDSGSLVVDSLASGGVLNTPAWQRIFWAVLEGTIAAVLLLAGGLKALQTMTIASALPFAVIIILAAIGMWRALVIEGHRETSLRMHMATRRHLTGSQWRHRLKGMMDFPGRDNVEAFIRGAAMQSMEKVVTEMKESGWDAKVLFDENLIRAELQVEREGHVGFVYDIRLVSQPVPGFVTAGGASTVMKEENYYRAEVFLRRGGRSYDVFGYDEDDIIRDILDQFENYLHFLDHTPGKLPWEMGEHDDLLHPPEDEGKEEK encoded by the coding sequence ATGACGGAAAAACGCACCCTGCCCACCTCGACGATTCTGCTCCCGGTTTTTATTCCGGCTGTGGTGGTGTCGCTTCTGTTGATCATCGGCACCATCAGTGACCCGGAACGGGCCGGCGAGGCCTTTAATACGGCGCAAGCCTGGATTACCTCGAATTTCGGCTGGTTCTACATGCTGGCGGTGGCGCTGTTTCTGATTTTTATCGTCGGTGTGGCGATGACGCGGTGGGGTAATATCAAGCTTGGCCCGGATCATTGCGAGGCGGAATATTCGTTCCCGGAGTGGTTTGCCATGCTGTTTTCCGCCGGTTATGGCATCGCCTTGCTGTTCTTCGGGGTGGCCGAGCCGGTGCTGCATTACGCAGAACCCCCGGCGGGCGCCCCGGAAACCGTGGATGCGGCCAAGCAGGCCATGCAGATCGCTTTCTTCCACTGGGGGTTTCACATCTGGGCGATTTACGGTCTGGTCGGGTTGGTGATGGCGTACTTTGCTTTCCGTCATGGTTTGCCCCTGTCCATGCGTTCGGCGTTCTATCCGCTTATCGGTGAGCGGATTTACGGGCCCATCGGTCACGCCATCGATGTGTTCGCGATTCTTGGCACCATGTTTGGTATTGCCACCACCCTGGGGTTGTCTGCCGCGCAGATCAACGCTGGGCTGAATTATCTGTGGGGTGTGCCGGTGGCCACCTGGGTGCAGATTACCGCCATTGCCATTGTTACCGCGCTCGCCACGGTGTCGGTGGTGGCGGGCATGGACAAGGGTGTGAAGCGTCTGTCGATTCTTAACATGGTGCTGGCCGTGGCGTTGATGGCCTTCGTGTTTGTGGTGGGGCCAACGATCCATATTCTGGAAAGTTTCCTGCAGAACACCGGCAGCTATTTAAGCGGCATTGTCGAGCGCACCTTCAACCTGCAGGCCTATACCCACAGCGACTGGATCGGTAACTGGACCCTGTTTATCTTCGGCTGGACCATCGCCTGGGCACCCTTTGTGGGGCTGTTTATTGCCAAGATCAGCCGCGGCCGCACCATCCGCGAGTTTGTGGTGGGGGTGATGCTGGTGCCGTCCCTGTTCACCTTCCTGTGGTTCTCCGTGTTTGGTGATACTGCGCTGAACATGATCATGAACGAAGGGGTGACCACCCTGGTGGGCGATGTGCAGACCGACAAGGCGGTGGCCCTGTTCAAGCTGTTTGATGAGCTGCCGTTGTCATCGTTTGTGTCCTTCCTGGCGGTGTTGCTGATCATCACTTTCTTTGTGACGTCGTCGGATTCCGGTTCCCTGGTGGTGGATTCGCTGGCATCCGGTGGGGTGCTGAATACGCCGGCCTGGCAGCGAATTTTCTGGGCGGTGCTGGAAGGCACTATTGCCGCAGTACTGTTGTTGGCGGGGGGGCTCAAGGCCTTGCAGACCATGACCATCGCCAGTGCCTTGCCCTTCGCCGTTATCATTATTCTGGCGGCGATTGGTATGTGGCGGGCGCTGGTGATTGAAGGGCACCGGGAAACCAGCTTGCGCATGCACATGGCGACCCGTCGTCACCTGACCGGCTCCCAGTGGCGCCATCGTCTGAAAGGCATGATGGATTTCCCTGGCCGTGACAATGTGGAAGCCTTTATCCGCGGCGCTGCCATGCAGAGCATGGAAAAAGTGGTAACGGAAATGAAAGAGTCCGGCTGGGATGCCAAGGTGCTATTCGATGAAAACCTGATCCGCGCCGAGTTGCAGGTGGAGCGTGAAGGGCATGTGGGCTTTGTCTATGACATCCGTCTGGTCAGCCAACCGGTGCCCGGTTTTGTCACGGCGGGTGGCGCTTCCACGGTGATGAAAGAGGAAAACTATTACCGTGCGGAGGTGTTCCTGCGCCGGGGTGGTCGCTCCTACGATGTGTTTGGCTACGACGAGGATGACATCATTCGCGACATTCTCGACCAGTTCGAAAACTACCTGCACTTCCTGGATCACACCCCGGGCAAACTGCCCTGGGAAATGGGCGAGCACGATGACCTGCTGCATCCGCCGGAAGATGAAGGCAAAGAAGAGAAGTAG
- a CDS encoding DUF2894 domain-containing protein, protein MADTTTLSAISEQLATLREQGAHRYAPVRFRYLEAQTERLGKLARVSATPLARLATSLERFQEEFQVEGARADTQLAEDALGDTFAALREQGDLKALLRHLRSRQQQPVHSAFSALHACYASSQPAQEEDDNSDPVTALLRQQEQSVLASHGIETPAAPVTDARPRELKALRQVRAKQQSQRKRQRIEQAIHQTPSDAGPLNSHRLVTRALETLRDLSPAYLDHLVTQVDTLMWLEKLAKQRRNF, encoded by the coding sequence ATGGCTGATACCACCACGCTCAGTGCCATCAGCGAACAGCTGGCCACCCTGCGCGAACAGGGTGCCCACCGCTATGCCCCGGTCCGCTTCCGCTACCTGGAAGCCCAGACCGAGCGTCTCGGCAAACTGGCACGGGTCAGCGCCACACCGTTGGCACGGCTGGCCACCTCACTGGAGCGTTTTCAGGAAGAATTTCAGGTCGAAGGCGCGCGGGCGGATACGCAGCTGGCTGAGGACGCGCTTGGCGACACCTTTGCTGCCCTGCGGGAACAGGGCGATCTGAAAGCCCTGCTGCGCCATCTGCGCAGCCGCCAACAACAGCCGGTGCACTCTGCCTTTAGCGCGTTGCACGCCTGCTACGCCAGCAGTCAGCCGGCCCAGGAAGAAGACGACAATAGCGATCCGGTCACCGCCCTGTTACGACAACAGGAGCAAAGCGTGCTGGCCAGCCACGGCATCGAGACGCCCGCCGCTCCGGTAACGGACGCCCGCCCCCGGGAGCTGAAAGCCCTGCGCCAGGTCCGCGCCAAACAGCAGAGCCAGCGCAAACGCCAGCGCATCGAGCAGGCCATTCACCAGACCCCCAGCGACGCCGGCCCGCTCAACTCCCACCGCCTGGTCACCCGCGCCCTGGAAACCCTGCGCGACCTTTCCCCCGCCTACCTGGATCACCTGGTCACCCAGGTGGACACGCTGATGTGGCTGGAGAAACTGGCCAAGCAGAGGCGGAATTTTTAG
- a CDS encoding OmpA family protein, whose product MDDLHDSDSSPVWAIFSDLMAALVGILVLVLVWVIGIQLELSQSLEEEKARRVAEEQRRQALEEALADPLASGRVTFRDGRIGISGSVLFQLNSDQLQPEGEVLLRDLAKPLQVYLDQHDELLMVSGFTDDLPIQRGNRRYQDNWGLSAQRALTVTRTLINQGMPADQVFAAAFGPHQPVVPNDSDSTRAQNRRVELTTVPRQGANVSTAQQQVEGADSNG is encoded by the coding sequence ATGGACGATCTGCACGACAGCGACAGCTCGCCGGTATGGGCCATCTTTTCCGACCTGATGGCCGCGCTGGTGGGCATTCTGGTGCTGGTACTGGTGTGGGTCATCGGCATCCAGCTGGAACTGAGCCAGTCCCTGGAAGAGGAAAAAGCCCGGCGGGTAGCCGAGGAACAACGCCGCCAGGCCCTGGAAGAGGCCCTGGCCGATCCCCTGGCCAGTGGCCGGGTGACCTTCCGCGATGGCCGTATCGGTATCAGCGGCAGCGTGCTGTTCCAGCTCAACTCCGACCAGTTGCAGCCGGAGGGCGAAGTGCTGCTGCGGGATCTGGCCAAGCCGCTACAGGTCTATCTGGACCAGCACGACGAACTGCTGATGGTCAGCGGCTTCACCGATGACCTGCCGATCCAGCGCGGCAACCGCCGTTACCAGGACAACTGGGGCCTGTCCGCCCAGCGGGCGCTCACGGTCACTCGCACCCTGATCAACCAGGGCATGCCCGCCGACCAGGTGTTCGCCGCCGCCTTCGGCCCTCATCAGCCGGTAGTACCCAACGACAGCGACAGCACCCGGGCCCAGAACCGGCGGGTGGAACTGACCACCGTGCCCCGCCAGGGCGCCAACGTCAGCACCGCCCAGCAACAGGTGGAGGGAGCGGACAGCAATGGCTGA
- a CDS encoding DUF802 domain-containing protein, with translation MRRFLFAVPFLLGAIAVVWIAATFLTHPVALTVTLIIAAAYTLGFAELLRFRRTTATLDQQLDDLPSSRDGLSHWLKALPGSLRHAVQRRIDGHPAPLPGPQLTPYLTGLLVMLGLLGTFVGMIVTLQGAATALDGSSELTAIRSALAAPIAGLSLAFGTSIAGVAASAMLGLSAALCRRDRMTVSRKLDDRVDLELHAFSMDHQRQSAYTALQDQSRIFPELVSALQGLTGRMEQMGEQLSESLTRNQQDFHHTLTDQYRTLADSVSQSLKETLADSSRLAVENIQPIMEQSLAGLSQQVQGTHERLNAITEKQLATLTERFRETTEAAAQHWQQGLEQHQQTSARLVSDISTSLAAHHDQFRDNSSQLLEQVRSTQAELGSASEQQLAAIAEQFRSASEQALQQWQQGLAEQKNTGHSLLQEVRDTQQQLARTSEEQLTAITGQFREVSDQAATQWRDGIEAQQASGTTLISELRSALSEHNQQFQDSATGLLDGQKTGLETLVATVREELIALRDAEAGRSEAAGERLAQLEGTVSEHLGRLGTALEAPMTRLIETASETPKAAAEVISRLREEMTRSSERDNELLEERRRIMAELDTLLSGQRDAAGAQREAIETLITAASETLTQVSDTFAQQVSAQSEQLDQVAGDVSGSAAEVASLSDAFATAVQVFSEANDKLLDNLQQVESRLEQSSARADEQLNYYVEQAREVIELSMASQKEVIDALGTLNGANTTPGSNVDHSEERQTSEVN, from the coding sequence ATGAGACGCTTTCTTTTTGCTGTCCCCTTTCTGCTCGGCGCCATTGCCGTGGTCTGGATCGCCGCCACCTTTCTGACTCACCCGGTGGCCCTGACCGTGACCCTGATCATCGCCGCCGCCTACACCCTGGGCTTTGCCGAACTGCTGCGCTTTCGCCGCACCACCGCCACCCTGGACCAGCAGCTCGATGACCTGCCTAGCAGCCGCGACGGCCTGAGCCACTGGCTCAAGGCCCTGCCCGGCAGCCTGCGCCACGCCGTGCAGCGTCGCATTGACGGTCATCCGGCACCGCTGCCCGGCCCCCAGCTCACTCCCTACCTGACCGGCCTGCTGGTCATGCTGGGCCTGCTGGGCACCTTCGTGGGCATGATCGTCACCCTGCAAGGGGCCGCCACTGCCCTGGATGGCAGCAGCGAACTGACCGCTATCCGCAGCGCCCTGGCCGCCCCCATCGCTGGCCTGAGCCTGGCCTTCGGCACCTCCATCGCCGGTGTGGCCGCCTCCGCCATGCTGGGGCTCAGCGCCGCCCTGTGCCGCCGCGATCGTATGACCGTGTCGCGCAAACTGGACGATCGGGTGGACCTGGAACTGCATGCCTTCTCAATGGATCACCAGCGTCAGTCCGCCTATACCGCGCTGCAGGATCAATCCCGCATTTTCCCGGAGCTGGTCAGCGCCCTGCAGGGGCTCACCGGGCGCATGGAGCAGATGGGCGAACAGCTCAGCGAGTCCCTGACCCGCAACCAGCAGGATTTCCACCACACCCTCACCGACCAGTACCGCACCCTGGCGGATTCCGTCAGCCAGTCCCTGAAGGAAACCCTGGCGGACAGCAGCCGCCTGGCGGTGGAAAATATCCAGCCGATCATGGAGCAATCCCTGGCCGGCCTCAGCCAGCAGGTACAGGGCACCCACGAACGGCTCAACGCGATTACCGAGAAGCAGCTCGCCACCCTCACCGAGCGCTTCCGTGAAACCACCGAAGCCGCCGCCCAGCACTGGCAGCAGGGCCTCGAGCAGCACCAGCAGACCAGCGCCCGGCTGGTCAGCGATATCAGCACCTCCCTGGCCGCCCACCACGACCAGTTCCGCGACAACAGCAGCCAGCTGCTGGAGCAGGTGCGCAGCACCCAGGCAGAACTGGGCAGTGCCAGCGAACAGCAGCTGGCTGCCATCGCCGAGCAGTTCCGCAGCGCCAGCGAGCAAGCCCTGCAACAGTGGCAGCAAGGCCTGGCCGAGCAGAAGAACACCGGCCACAGCCTGCTGCAGGAAGTCCGCGACACCCAGCAGCAACTGGCCCGCACCAGCGAAGAACAGCTCACCGCCATCACCGGCCAGTTCCGTGAAGTCAGCGACCAGGCCGCCACCCAGTGGCGCGACGGTATCGAGGCGCAACAGGCCTCCGGCACTACCCTGATCAGCGAACTGCGCAGCGCCCTGAGCGAACACAACCAGCAGTTCCAGGACAGCGCCACCGGCTTGCTGGATGGCCAGAAAACCGGCCTGGAGACCCTGGTGGCTACCGTGCGCGAGGAACTCATTGCCCTGCGTGACGCGGAAGCAGGCCGTAGCGAGGCCGCCGGCGAGCGCCTGGCACAGCTGGAAGGCACCGTCAGCGAGCACCTGGGCCGCCTGGGTACCGCCCTGGAAGCCCCCATGACCCGCCTGATCGAGACCGCCTCGGAAACCCCGAAAGCGGCAGCGGAAGTGATCAGCCGACTGCGCGAAGAGATGACCCGCAGCAGCGAACGGGACAACGAGTTGCTGGAAGAGCGCCGCCGCATCATGGCCGAGCTGGACACCCTGCTGAGCGGCCAGCGCGATGCCGCCGGCGCCCAGCGGGAAGCCATCGAAACCCTGATCACCGCCGCCAGCGAAACCCTGACCCAGGTCAGCGACACCTTCGCCCAGCAGGTCAGCGCCCAGAGCGAACAGCTCGACCAGGTGGCCGGTGATGTGTCCGGCAGCGCCGCCGAGGTGGCCAGCCTGAGTGATGCCTTCGCCACCGCCGTGCAGGTGTTCAGCGAGGCCAACGACAAGCTGCTGGACAACCTGCAACAGGTGGAAAGCCGCCTGGAGCAGTCCTCCGCCCGCGCCGATGAACAGCTCAACTACTACGTGGAGCAGGCCCGTGAGGTGATCGAACTGAGCATGGCCTCCCAGAAGGAAGTGATCGACGCCCTGGGCACGCTCAACGGCGCCAACACCACCCCCGGCAGTAACGTCGACCACAGCGAAGAACGCCAGACCAGCGAGGTCAACTGA
- a CDS encoding DUF3348 family protein, translated as MHRTHTSSPSGPAGSRLVALLTQLDHKAARASHGDFAERLGRLFDLSDAIALDGANQYRPKGPFEPQPDATERLQADLLKTRDTLLAHLSRSFAGEKAASVIPLPPLRDDAPADKRPTFGAYERFYQAHQRQMIAGLSNLRQRARRRLIGHSEAMARLAELDAVFEQSMAGYVRHCFGALPGFLEKRYRTLWDTRDPFHTAQDWLSPQGWLSQFRRELQLLLLAELDARQEPILGLLDALAADATGNQSINNEVSKTV; from the coding sequence ATGCATAGGACGCACACATCCTCCCCATCCGGCCCCGCCGGCAGCCGCCTGGTGGCCTTGCTGACCCAGCTGGATCACAAGGCAGCCCGCGCCAGCCATGGGGATTTTGCCGAGCGTCTGGGGCGGCTGTTCGATCTGTCCGATGCCATTGCCCTGGACGGAGCCAACCAGTACCGCCCCAAAGGCCCGTTTGAACCGCAGCCGGACGCCACCGAGCGGCTGCAGGCGGACCTGCTGAAAACCCGCGACACCCTGCTGGCTCACCTGAGCCGCAGCTTCGCCGGGGAAAAGGCTGCCTCGGTGATTCCCCTGCCGCCGCTCAGGGACGATGCCCCGGCAGACAAGCGCCCCACCTTCGGCGCCTACGAACGCTTCTACCAGGCCCACCAGCGACAGATGATCGCCGGGCTCAGCAACCTGCGTCAGCGGGCCCGCCGCCGCCTCATCGGCCACAGCGAGGCCATGGCCCGGCTGGCGGAACTGGACGCGGTGTTTGAACAAAGTATGGCCGGCTATGTGCGTCACTGTTTTGGCGCCCTGCCCGGTTTTCTGGAAAAACGCTATCGCACCCTGTGGGATACCCGTGACCCCTTCCACACCGCCCAGGACTGGCTCAGCCCGCAAGGGTGGCTGAGCCAGTTCCGACGCGAACTGCAACTGTTGTTACTTGCCGAGCTGGATGCCCGCCAGGAACCCATACTCGGCCTGCTGGATGCCCTCGCCGCTGACGCGACGGGCAACCAGTCCATCAATAACGAGGTAAGCAAGACCGTATGA
- a CDS encoding Rho-binding antiterminator, whose amino-acid sequence MLHCDDHDYLEIACTFRLPVRLILKDGGSLEGVARDTGYTPDRQECLLLEVGGERRPVIMAQIKTLIALQDNPHFSVVELG is encoded by the coding sequence ATGCTGCATTGCGATGATCACGACTACCTGGAAATTGCCTGCACGTTTCGTCTGCCGGTAAGGCTAATACTGAAGGACGGCGGCAGTCTGGAAGGCGTTGCCCGGGATACCGGTTATACCCCTGACAGGCAGGAGTGTCTGTTGCTGGAAGTGGGCGGTGAGCGCCGGCCTGTGATCATGGCGCAGATCAAAACGCTGATTGCGTTGCAGGATAATCCGCATTTTTCTGTGGTGGAGTTGGGATGA
- a CDS encoding DoxX-like family protein, whose translation MTLQLCRVALAFIWIYQGIVPKWLGPHDDELAMNQVLGASHEQAVWIAYGGGALEVLLGLTILVWWRRHWPYQLSALGIGLLSVFVLWLAPQFLLAAFNAATVNAAILALSVIALVELRCS comes from the coding sequence ATGACGCTGCAGCTTTGCCGGGTTGCCCTGGCATTTATCTGGATCTACCAGGGCATCGTCCCAAAATGGCTGGGGCCGCACGACGACGAGCTGGCCATGAACCAGGTATTGGGTGCCAGCCACGAACAGGCGGTGTGGATTGCCTATGGCGGCGGGGCGCTGGAGGTATTGTTGGGGCTGACAATACTGGTCTGGTGGCGGCGCCACTGGCCGTATCAGTTGTCTGCGCTGGGTATCGGCCTGCTGTCAGTGTTCGTATTGTGGTTGGCGCCGCAGTTTCTGTTGGCAGCGTTCAATGCGGCGACAGTGAATGCGGCGATTCTGGCGTTGTCGGTGATCGCGCTGGTGGAGTTAAGATGCTCTTGA
- a CDS encoding phospholipase D family protein, producing the protein MFSRNPIPLWAVLIVIVFFVQGCASFDPGERTASYSLAPPAHSPLTDAGQAALKDRESNAQSGFYLLDDGLSAFVARVALIEQAQTSLDLQYYIFSNDTSGRIIISRLLEAADRGVRVRLLVDDLGTRVDNPLVAILHSHPNIQIRLFNPIKTRSGALRLMEMAATFSRSNHRMHNKLMLADSLVMIAGGRNLADEYFSNTNVDFQDVDVLAAGPIVNAGTHSFDTYWNSPATLEVDQVMDAEDASLTLEELRDFLAAFIEEQRQSEFAQALRGSSLGRQLIAGQIPLEWGQATLFADPPEKVLPDAGVERDQYLLNDLRRILNSADQRLQISSAYFIPGKQGVVLFAGQEARGVDVSILTNSLSTTDVAIVHSGYARYRKDLLQSGVDLWELRAEAGQPQRMHWFKGESRASLHAKTLVIDDDRSFIGSVNLDGRSLLQNTEVGLLIESPSLNQQLSDLFDRWVASDSAWRLSLNDAQKLQWQATDDGTPVTLDHDPETSGWQRFRVWLLSLLPIESQI; encoded by the coding sequence ATGTTCTCTCGTAACCCCATTCCCCTTTGGGCAGTCCTGATTGTTATTGTCTTCTTTGTTCAGGGTTGTGCCAGTTTTGATCCCGGCGAGCGCACGGCAAGCTATTCCCTCGCCCCACCGGCACACAGCCCGCTGACAGACGCCGGGCAAGCAGCGCTGAAAGACCGCGAAAGCAACGCGCAATCCGGTTTCTATCTGCTCGACGACGGCCTCTCCGCGTTTGTCGCCCGGGTAGCTCTGATTGAACAGGCGCAAACGTCCCTGGATCTTCAGTATTACATCTTCAGCAACGACACCAGCGGCCGCATCATCATCTCTCGACTGCTGGAAGCGGCGGACCGCGGGGTGCGAGTCCGGTTACTCGTGGATGACCTGGGCACACGGGTGGATAACCCCCTGGTCGCCATCCTCCATAGCCACCCGAATATCCAGATCCGGTTATTCAACCCGATAAAGACCCGTAGCGGGGCGCTGCGCCTGATGGAAATGGCGGCTACCTTCAGCCGCTCCAATCACCGCATGCACAACAAGCTAATGCTGGCCGACTCGCTGGTGATGATTGCCGGCGGACGCAATCTGGCCGACGAGTACTTCTCCAATACCAATGTGGATTTTCAGGACGTGGATGTGCTGGCGGCAGGTCCCATCGTCAATGCCGGCACCCACAGTTTCGACACCTACTGGAACAGCCCGGCAACCCTGGAGGTGGACCAGGTGATGGATGCCGAGGATGCCAGTCTGACCCTGGAAGAGCTGCGTGACTTCCTGGCCGCCTTTATCGAGGAACAGAGACAGAGCGAGTTTGCCCAGGCGCTGCGAGGCTCAAGCCTGGGCCGTCAACTTATCGCCGGACAGATCCCACTGGAATGGGGACAGGCCACCCTGTTCGCCGATCCACCGGAAAAGGTGCTTCCCGATGCCGGGGTGGAGCGTGACCAATACCTGCTCAACGACCTGCGGCGCATTCTCAACAGCGCCGATCAGCGGCTCCAGATCAGCTCCGCCTACTTCATCCCCGGCAAGCAAGGCGTTGTACTGTTTGCCGGCCAGGAAGCCCGGGGCGTGGACGTCAGCATTCTCACCAACTCACTCAGCACCACCGATGTGGCCATTGTGCACAGCGGTTATGCACGCTACCGGAAAGACCTGTTACAGAGCGGCGTTGATCTTTGGGAATTGCGGGCCGAAGCGGGGCAGCCGCAACGTATGCACTGGTTTAAAGGTGAGTCCCGCGCCAGCCTTCATGCCAAAACCCTGGTGATCGATGATGACCGCAGTTTCATTGGTTCAGTGAACCTGGATGGCCGTTCGCTGTTACAAAATACGGAGGTCGGCCTGCTGATCGAGAGCCCGTCTCTCAACCAGCAGCTCAGCGACCTGTTTGATCGCTGGGTTGCCAGCGATTCCGCCTGGCGACTCTCGCTGAATGACGCGCAGAAGCTGCAATGGCAGGCCACCGATGACGGCACTCCCGTCACCCTGGATCACGACCCGGAAACCTCCGGCTGGCAACGCTTTCGCGTCTGGTTGCTGTCACTGCTGCCCATTGAGTCGCAGATTTAA
- a CDS encoding N-acetyltransferase — MTGLMIRAETPEDIPAIAALIDTAFANVTHSDQREAQIVDLLRESDALAVSLVAVRNGEILGHVAVSPVTLSDGSRRWFGIGPVSVLPDCQGEGIGSALMQAVITALREQGAAGCVLLGDPSWYLRFGFVATPLLRLSGVPAEYFQALLLEGGWPDAQVHYHPAFAG; from the coding sequence ATGACTGGACTGATGATTCGCGCGGAAACGCCGGAGGACATTCCCGCCATAGCCGCGTTGATCGACACGGCATTTGCCAATGTCACGCATAGCGATCAGCGCGAAGCACAGATCGTTGATCTGCTTCGCGAGAGCGATGCCCTGGCGGTGTCGCTGGTCGCCGTGCGCAATGGAGAGATCCTGGGTCATGTGGCGGTATCACCGGTAACCCTGTCCGACGGAAGCCGCCGCTGGTTCGGCATCGGTCCGGTGTCAGTGCTGCCGGACTGTCAGGGAGAGGGTATCGGCTCGGCACTGATGCAGGCGGTCATCACTGCATTGCGTGAACAGGGGGCGGCCGGCTGTGTGCTTCTGGGGGACCCGTCCTGGTATCTGCGCTTTGGTTTTGTGGCGACACCTTTGTTGCGCCTGTCCGGCGTTCCGGCGGAGTATTTCCAGGCGTTGCTGCTGGAAGGCGGCTGGCCGGATGCCCAGGTGCACTACCATCCGGCGTTTGCCGGCTGA
- a CDS encoding imelysin family protein — translation MLSRLSTGGLLLASLLLTACSEEPSSASEPAYDEVRARQVIKHYADLALAAYSDALSEARELQGQIDTLLTDPSEETLAAARQAWRDARVPYMQTEVFRFGNVVVDEWEGQVNAWPLDEGLIDYVDDNYQAVMGSPGARANIIASQSLKIGEQQLDLSELTPELLASLNELGGSEANVATGYHAIEFLLWGQDLNGTDAGAGERPATDFATGNDATGGHNERRRDYLKVVTDLLISDLEAMVAEWQPNQDNYRAELVADSVENGLRKMLFGMGSLSLGELAGERMKVALAAHSPEDEHDCFSDNTHFSHFYNGKGIENVYLGEYQRVDGETLSGPSLSDLVAASEPQLDDRLKADLNASEAALQTLVDSAANGVHFDQLIAPGNAEGAATVNRAIDALVEQTASIEKAALVLDIQALNPDTANHSF, via the coding sequence ATGTTGTCCCGCCTCTCTACCGGGGGCCTGTTGCTGGCCTCTCTGCTGCTCACTGCCTGCAGTGAAGAACCTTCTTCCGCTTCGGAGCCGGCCTACGACGAGGTCCGTGCCCGGCAGGTCATCAAGCATTATGCGGACCTGGCGCTGGCGGCCTACAGCGATGCCCTGAGCGAGGCCCGCGAACTGCAGGGGCAGATTGATACCCTGCTGACCGATCCCAGTGAGGAAACCCTGGCCGCGGCCCGTCAGGCCTGGCGCGATGCCCGGGTGCCCTACATGCAGACCGAGGTATTCCGGTTCGGCAACGTGGTGGTGGACGAGTGGGAAGGGCAGGTGAATGCCTGGCCTCTTGATGAAGGCCTGATCGATTATGTGGATGACAATTACCAGGCGGTAATGGGTAGCCCTGGTGCCCGCGCTAATATCATCGCCAGCCAGTCGCTGAAAATCGGTGAACAACAACTGGATCTGAGTGAGCTGACGCCGGAGCTGCTTGCCAGCCTGAACGAGCTGGGTGGCTCCGAAGCGAATGTGGCTACCGGTTATCATGCCATCGAGTTTTTGCTCTGGGGGCAGGACCTTAACGGTACCGATGCTGGCGCCGGGGAACGCCCGGCTACGGATTTTGCCACCGGCAATGATGCCACCGGCGGCCACAACGAACGTCGCCGCGACTACTTGAAAGTGGTTACCGATTTGCTGATCAGTGATCTGGAAGCGATGGTGGCCGAATGGCAGCCCAATCAGGACAACTATCGCGCGGAACTGGTTGCGGACAGCGTGGAAAATGGCCTGCGCAAGATGTTGTTCGGCATGGGCAGCCTGTCTCTGGGCGAGCTGGCCGGTGAGCGCATGAAAGTGGCGCTGGCTGCTCATTCGCCGGAAGACGAGCACGACTGCTTCAGTGACAACACCCACTTCTCACACTTTTATAATGGCAAGGGCATCGAGAATGTCTACCTGGGTGAATACCAGCGGGTAGACGGCGAGACCCTCAGCGGTCCGTCCCTCAGCGATCTGGTTGCCGCCAGTGAGCCGCAGCTGGATGACAGGCTGAAAGCTGACCTGAATGCTAGCGAAGCAGCCTTGCAGACGCTGGTGGACAGTGCCGCCAATGGCGTCCACTTTGATCAGCTGATCGCGCCGGGTAATGCCGAAGGTGCGGCTACAGTTAACCGTGCCATCGATGCCCTGGTGGAGCAGACCGCCAGTATCGAGAAAGCGGCCCTGGTACTGGATATCCAGGCTCTGAACCCGGATACGGCCAACCACAGTTTCTGA